The following are encoded in a window of Magnolia sinica isolate HGM2019 chromosome 11, MsV1, whole genome shotgun sequence genomic DNA:
- the LOC131218772 gene encoding E3 ubiquitin-protein ligase WAV3-like: MGTGWRRAFCTSIRRDSETGEKQTGQSPTSCTKLGFFSGGSNPSTPRLQSQPVSSPRLRCRTTVAAAPTAHDSPKLQCKTPRLFSISNPTSPKSPARFALFKTGFRLSKNSCGICLQSVKTGNGTAVFTAECSHAFHFPCIAAHVRKQGCLVCPVCNATWREVPLLAVHKHRLPEEKEAERREDRKSAHDSRIYDDDEPLLSPTGSRFNPIPEADEDEEEIEEFQGFFTNPSKPLKLEVATDGLDSKRVEARLLPEAAVLAVSRAHETYAVSLRVKAPMTAQSSTIPAHGNAAAPLLDPARRAPIDIVAVLDVSGSMAGAKLHMLMRAMRLVISSLGSVDRLAIVGFSAGAKRLMPLRRMTAHGQRAARRIVDRLVCGQGTCMGEALKKATKVLEDRRERNPVASIMLLSDGQDERVSNNAANRHRRPQHVSSTRFAHLEIPVHAFGFGDQQASHMPAEDAFAKCVGGLLSVVAQDLHLHLAFPAGEISAVYSGNGQHAILRSNSVRLGDLYAEEERELLVELRVLTSAVRAHHVLSVRCSYKDSATQELVSCEEQALAIPRPSTVRSSTPKIERLRNLFITTKAVAEARRLAYHNDLASAHNLLSSARAVLLQSSPISADENLRGLETELTELHWRRQQQQIQRRRFVEPVVDESGEPLTPTSAWRAAEQLAKLAIMRKSINRVGDLHGFENARF; this comes from the exons ATGGGAACTGGTTGGCGGAGAGCGTTCTGCACTTCGATCCGACGAGATTCGGAAACAGGGGAGAAGCAAACGGGGCAGAGTCCGACGAGTTGCACAAAATTGGGGTTTTTCTCAGGTGGGAGCAATCCTTCTACCCCGCGCTTGCAGTCGCAGCCTGTTTCCAGCCCTAGGCTGCGGTGTCGCACGACGGTGGCTGCTGCACCCACGGCGCACGATAGCCCTAAGCTCCAATGCAAGACGCCTCGGTTGTTCTCGATCTCCAACCCGACTTCTCCCAAATCGCCCGCGAGATTCGCCCTTTTCAAGACCGGGTTTCGTCTTTCCAAA AATAGCTGCGGGATTTGCCTTCAGAGCGTGAAGACGGGGAATGGGACGGCCGTTTTCACGGCGGAGTGCTCGCACGCCTTTCATTTTCCGTGCATCGCTGCGCATGTTAGAAAGCAGGGCTGCCTTGTATGCCCAGTCTGCAACGCCACCTGGCGAGAAGTGCCCTTGCTGGCTGTCCATAAGCACCGTCTTCCCGAAGAGAAAGAAGCAGAGAGGAGAGAGGATAGGAAAAGTGCGCACGATAGCAGGATCTACGACGACGACGAGCCGCTGCTTTCTCCGACTGGGTCGCGCTTCAATCCGATACCCGAAGCGGACGAAGACGAGGAAGAAATCGAAGAATTCCAAGGATTCTTCACGAatccatccaagccgttgaaaTTGGAAGTGGCTACTGACGGCCTGGATTCGAAGAGGGTCGAAGCGAGATTACTGCCGGAGGCAGCCGTGCTGGCTGTGAGCCGGGCCCACGAGACCTACGCCGTGTCGCTCCGAGTGAAGGCTCCGATGACGGCGCAGAGTAGCACAATCCCGGCGCACGGCAACGCGGCCGCGCCGCTTCTTGATCCGGCTCGGCGAGCCCCGATCGATATAGTCGCGGTCCTCGACGTCAGCGGGAGCATGGCAGGAGCCAAGCTCCACATGCTGATGCGCGCCATGCGGCTCGTTATCTCCTCCCTCGGTTCCGTTGATCGGCTCGCCATCGTCGGGTTCTCCGCCGGCGCGAAGCGCCTGATGCCGCTCAGGAGGATGACGGCACATGGCCAGCGTGCCGCTCGCCGAATCGTCGACCGGCTCGTGTGCGGGCAGGGCACGTGCATGGGCGAGGCGCTGAAGAAAGCCACGAAGGTCCTCGAGGACCGGCGCGAGCGGAACCCGGTCGCGAGCATCATGCTCTTATCCGACGGCCAGGACGAGCGAGTATCGAACAACGCCGCAAATCGCCACCGTCGGCCCCAGCACGTGTCCTCCACACGCTTCGCCCACCTCGAGATCCCCGTCCACGCCTTCGGCTTCGGCGACCAGCAGGCGTCGCACATGCCAGCAGAGGACGCCTTTGCGAAATGCGTCGGAGGTTTGCTGAGCGTGGTCGCTCAGGATCTCCACCTCCACCTTGCATTCCCAGCCGGAGAGATCTCAGCCGTCTATTCTGGCAACGGACAGCACGCGATCCTTCGCAGTAACTCGGTTCGGCTAGGGGATCTCTACGCCGAGGAGGAGAGGGAGCTGCTCGTGGAATTGCGAGTGCTTACGTCAGCCGTTAGGGCCCACCACGTGCTGTCCGTTAGATGCTCTTACAAAGACTCCGCGACGCAAGAGCTCGTCTCCTGCGAGGAGCAAGCGCTCGCTATACCCCGTCCATCCACCGTCCGATCATCCACGCCCAAGATCGAACGGCTGAGGAATCTCTTCATAACAACAAAAGCCGTAGCCGAAGCTCGGCGCCTAGCCTACCACAACGACCTCGCCAGCGCGCATAACTTACTATCTTCCGCTCGCGCGGTTTTACTACAGTCAAGCCCAATATCTGCTGACGAGAACCTCCGCGGCTTAGAAACCGAGCTAACCGAGC